The nucleotide sequence TCGTGGCACCGGGCAAGGCAGGTTTTGTCCTCCTTCACAGTGTGCACTTCCACCTGAAATTCTGATGCTGATGAGTTCGagtccacgccccccccccccccccccccccctttgctcTTGCGGGGATATGACAGACATGCGACACTAATAATGTAATTCATATATCTTGGTTAGGCAGATTATGCAACTTGACGAGCCAATTGAGGTCAAAATTTACGAATGGAATACTGGAGGACTGCTTACAAGAATTGAGGCAATAAAGAACTTACTTTCTTTCATTTTTACCGTCTTTAGTCATCAGTGGATATAGAGTTGTAATGGTTCAGTTCAGGTGTAAGATTTGCTTACTTCATTACAGGGTCTGAGAGCATTCCTTCCCAAATTTGAGCTCATGGACAGGATAAGTACGTTTACAGACTTGAAAAACAACGTAAGCAATAATCGAATTTGTGCCCAGTTCCATTGTTATTATCTAGACCGCTTGAAAGTTTGTTTACTTATTCCTCATTGAAGTAATTCATTGCTTGTGAACACAGGTTAGTCGCAGCATATGTGTGTGCATTATAAGGCTAGACGAAGAAACTAATGACCTCGTAGTTAGCGAGAAGAAAGCATGGGTTTGTACACTGACTTATCTTCGCAAGCTAGAATGTTTTTCGCTATTATTGTGGAAGTGTGGATTTCAAACTTTGTTTTGTTTATAACTATGCAAAGTTTCTTATAGATCTGTAAGTTTTACTCCCTCcgtcataatataagatgttattacaaccaaTATATAAGTATAttggttgtaataacatcttatatattggttgtaataacatcttatattatattccctccatcccaaaataagtgtcgttgatatagaacaactttgtactaaaacagcgacacttattttgggatggagggggtAGCAAAAAAGTACCAAAATGCCAAGAAACAAATTTCACCCAACCAAAATTTGGTGGCATCTACGTATTGCATTGCTCTTGCGCGTTGAGACTTTGTAGCGGCAGTACTTATGAACACTTTGAAGGTAGCTATACCTTTTTTTTTAAGACAAGGTAGCTATACTGTTCCTTCTTACGTTGGGACAGGAGAAAAAATTCACCTTGTGGTTAAGAGCACTAAGAGCATCTcctatagatgatgtaaaatatatCACTAAAAAGTGGTTGGAATAAAATATACACCACCAAAAAGAGTTTTTTACATCATCAAGAAACACccaactccaacagatgatgtaaaatacagcAGCCACGCGGTGCCGCTCTAACAGGTGATGTAAAAATGGCCAACGGCCGCGCGGCAGCAGCACTATAGCCGCACATATTCGAATCAAAATCATCCCATGGACATATAAAATCAACAGTATTCCAAATTCAACATGAACTCAACTTCCATAGCAAACATAGTTCATAATCCAACAAACAAAATTGCATCATGTCAAACAAAGCTCATGATCCAACAAATAAAAGCACATAAACATAAGATAAAACATAGCATCCATCCTCTCCGTTGTCACTTGGCACATTATGGACAttggcatcatcatcatcaattgCTTCTTTCTTGACATTCTCATGCGTTGATGCATCGATGCCGCCACCTCCACCGGATCACCTCCCATACCACTCATATTGCCACCGAAGCCACCTCCCATGCCACTCATGTTTCCACCAAAGCCACCTCCTGTGCCACTCATGTTTTCAACGAAGCCACCTCCTGTGCCACTCATATTGCCACCATCCATGTTGCCACCAAAGGCACCACCCATGTTTGCACCAAAGGCACCACCCATGTTGCCATCGAAGACACCACCCATGTTGCCACCAAAGGCACCACCCATGCCACCTCCCATCATGTTCATGTAGCCACCCATTCCACCTCCCATTGCACCCATTCCTCCTCCCATTCCACACATGGCACCTCCTATTCCACCCATTCCTCCTCCAATTCCACCCCTGGCACCTCCCATTCCACCCATTCCTCCTCCAATTCCACCCATGGCACCTCCCATTCCACCCATTCCTCCTCCCATCATGTTTctcatgagcatggtcttcatgatcaTTTCGTCGTGACAAAGCTCGACAAACGCTTTTTGCTTAAACTTTAGTGCCTTCTCCTCCACCGTCTTAAGCTCATCGTCCACCACCTTCCTCTCCTCTAGTTCCACCTTCCCCTCCACGACCGTCGCCCTCCGCCGCTCGGCTTCTCTCCTCTCCTCCATCTTTCAATTTCGACCTTCTTTTTTCTTGGCATACTCTTTCCTCGCAATGACAATGGCGTCAAATTCTTCTTTAAGATCATTGTCTCCTGCCGAGCCCTTTGCTTTTTTATTTCCATCCGGCCTATATGATTTGGTCGCCGAGTGAGGAGTGGGGCTCCTTCTTCTCTCCTCACCactgtcatcgtcatcatcatcatgatcgaCAACCAAGCTCTTCTTCCTCGGAGCTTCAAAAGCTTCCAGATTCTTCCACCTCTCCTCATCCTTGAGCTCTTTGTAGCAATGATGGAAAGTGAAcggtttcctttcttcttcttgtcCTGGTTCTTGTCTCTTTCTTGGAACAAACCTCGGGCAATCATTTTCTACAAAATAACAACAAAAGTAACATCATCAATTTATAGGAACATATGCCACCATGAGATTTGGCCGCGGGCTCCTTCTTCGTCGGCGGCGCAACCACTCTGGCGCCGGCCCCGGTGCGGTGAGATGGGGGCGGCATGGCGGCGGTTGCGGTGGCGGGAAAGGTAGGAGCCGTGGTGGCAGCCATTGCGAGGTGCATCAGACCGGCCCCGGGGTCTGGGGAGTCGGCCATGGGGTCCGGCGGTGGCCGGCAGGCAGCGGGAAGCTTCCCTTTGGCAGTTGGCGTTCGCACAGCTGCTGGCTGTTTTACTCGGCCGCGTGGCTGGTGATGTATATTTGCATCACTTCGTGTCTTCGTGATGCATTTTACATCTGAGTAAAATCtgagtttttttttttgcatctacatcatctaGTGGAGGGACGTTTTTGGGCCTCAGTGATGTATATTTCGGTTATTTATAcatctacatcatctattggagatgctctaatggggATGAAGATGGAAAATTATCCCAATTGGGGAATAGCCCTGCTGTTATGTAAATCAGTGGGATTAGCCCTGTTGTGAATGTAAATGAGTTCCATTTACATATTCTATAATATAATTATCCTGTTATTGGTCCTGCCTTTGATGCACAAGTAAACATAGCAATTTCATTTTGATTTCACTGCGAGCTCGACTAAATCTAACATTGTTGGACATATACAAACAATGATAGTATTGATATACTGAGAGCACATTCTTCAGGAAATGACATATCTTAAAGAAGGAGCTCTTCTAAAAGGGAATGTACACAAGATTTTTCCATATGGTGCGCAAGTTAGGATAACGGGGACCAACAGAAGGTACAAGCTGAATGGTTGCAAAGCAGATTCCTGTTTTGCTAAATGTACAATTACATTTGAAAATCTAAGCATGAATTGCCTTTTTTTATATTGTTGCTCCTCATTTTGTTACACTTAAATTTAACCAATTTAGTATTTATGCAAAGAAATATTAATGAAACTCAAGTGGTCTAAATTTATAGCGATTAAGCGTTGTGATCAGTTGATTACAACAGGCACATTGAATTTTATCGCATATTGGTTACATATATACCTCATATTTAAGCATTAAGAAGATGCATGTCAGATATTAAACCTTGACGTGTCATAGCTTTTTTGACAGACAGCTGTAGTTGCAGAAGTTTTTTCCTGCATTTGATTGCAACAGGACCTGGAACAATGGCTGAAAACTAAGTAGATGATAAAACATGATGTTGTGTAGCCAATCATAAGCTAACAAGATGATGCCTTGTTTTCTTTTTTTAAGAAGGAAGTAAATAATAGTGTATTGAACTACTCTTATGCAGTGGATTACTGCACATCTCCAACATTAGTCAAGGCCGTGTCTTGTCAGTAAGCGACATCCTAAAAGTAGATGATGAGCTGAAAGTTCTGGTGATCAAGTCAAATGTTTCTGACAAAATTGCACTCAGGTAATACCGTCACAACACGATGCACTGGATTATTCAGCTGCCAACTAACAGTTTTAAAACAGTGTAGTGGAATCAGCTTTCAAAATTCTTTGTTCGTACTAGTTTGTAGCAAGATTTTGTCATCAGATATGGTAAAACACTGAAATTTATTTTGCTACCTAATTAACAGCATAGCAGACCTGGAGAGTGCTCCTGGTTTATTTCTGTCAGATAAAGCGGTGAGACTGAATTACATTTTATGTTTCTTTGACAGTTCTCTCATGTGTATCTTTTCTTAGTACCATTTGTCTTGTGCTAATGCAGAAGGTGTTTTCAGAAGCTCAGGAAATGGCAAAGAGGTACCGGGAGCAGCTTCCAGTTGTCTCTCGGAACACTAAATTAGATTATGACCTTCGAGGGGAAACTATTCCGTTTGATAATGAAGCGACACTTTATGCAAACTGGAAATGGTTCAAATTTCTGAGGCATGCCAAATCTGGTGACGAAAATGATAGAACATAATTGCAGCTGATGTTTATTTCATGCGCTGTATATTGTAAGGAGAATTTG is from Triticum aestivum cultivar Chinese Spring chromosome 3A, IWGSC CS RefSeq v2.1, whole genome shotgun sequence and encodes:
- the LOC123061375 gene encoding protein PIGMENT DEFECTIVE 338, chloroplastic isoform X2; the encoded protein is MLPPSCRLLPLISSPPPPHSLHVAKTLIPRQTHAGARARHVAPTMSAQLDAALSAGFVRLLNAGQEDADCGGGHYDPKPGDYAVGIVVSGTEARLDVAVGADRLATLLTKELLPLCRAELPTGGAKPAPPRPGSVGVSETSPVDEETQNQKRGARTLVPPGTVVFAEVLGRTLSGRPLLSARRLFRRLSWHRARQGLRAFLPKFELMDRISTFTDLKNNVSRSICVCIIRLDEETNDLVVSEKKAWEMTYLKEGALLKGNVHKIFPYGAQVRITGTNRSGLLHISNISQGRVLSVSDILKVDDELKVLVIKSNVSDKIALSIADLESAPGLFLSDKAKVFSEAQEMAKRYREQLPVVSRNTKLDYDLRGETIPFDNEATLYANWKWFKFLRHAKSGDENDRT
- the LOC123061375 gene encoding protein PIGMENT DEFECTIVE 338, chloroplastic isoform X3, with amino-acid sequence MLPPSCRLLPLISSPPPPHSLHVAKTLIPRQTHAGARARHVAPTMSAQLDAALSAGFVRLLNAGQEDADCGGGHYDPKPGDYAVGIVVSGTEARLDVAVGADRLATLLTKELLPLCRAELPTGGAKPAPPRPGSVGVSETSPVDEETQNQKRGARTLVPPGTVVFAEVLGRTLSGRPLLSARRLFRRLSWHRARQIMQLDEPIEVKIYEWNTGGLLTRIEGLRAFLPKFELMDRISTFTDLKNNVSRSICVCIIRLDEETNDLVVSEKKAWEMTYLKEGALLKGNVHKIFPYGAQVRITGTNRSGLLHISNISQGRVLSVSDILKVDDELKVLVIKSNVSDKIALSIADLESAPGLFLSDKAKLRKWQRGTGSSFQLSLGTLN
- the LOC123061375 gene encoding protein PIGMENT DEFECTIVE 338, chloroplastic isoform X1; the encoded protein is MLPPSCRLLPLISSPPPPHSLHVAKTLIPRQTHAGARARHVAPTMSAQLDAALSAGFVRLLNAGQEDADCGGGHYDPKPGDYAVGIVVSGTEARLDVAVGADRLATLLTKELLPLCRAELPTGGAKPAPPRPGSVGVSETSPVDEETQNQKRGARTLVPPGTVVFAEVLGRTLSGRPLLSARRLFRRLSWHRARQIMQLDEPIEVKIYEWNTGGLLTRIEGLRAFLPKFELMDRISTFTDLKNNVSRSICVCIIRLDEETNDLVVSEKKAWEMTYLKEGALLKGNVHKIFPYGAQVRITGTNRSGLLHISNISQGRVLSVSDILKVDDELKVLVIKSNVSDKIALSIADLESAPGLFLSDKAKVFSEAQEMAKRYREQLPVVSRNTKLDYDLRGETIPFDNEATLYANWKWFKFLRHAKSGDENDRT